A window of Nicotiana sylvestris chromosome 8, ASM39365v2, whole genome shotgun sequence genomic DNA:
atgaaaaaaaatcatGCCGACTATATTTGAGGTAATTATGAGAATAAagtaaattatttttcaaaatggcAAGttttttttgggaataattattgggattttatgatgTAAAAATAGGCCacaaattgatttaaaaatcattaaaaatgccaaaaccctttggggtgcttatatatgcacatatatgtcattttaaaaatatatagaaaaaaattgggtatcaacatctggTACCTGCTCAGCTGGGGCAGCCATCCCCGGTGCTACCATGTTGGGAGTTTTCTGGTAACTTTACAGCTGAGCAATCACCAGTTGTTGTgcttgtaacatttcaaaaataacgtgaaggctaacctcccgttcttccctagttggggttttctgagcttttTGTTGGTCCCCTTGATGTACGCtcatgttagtgtgggagcttatatcgatgtgttgggcatcgcgtgagaccaCATCTATGGGGATTGGCTCTGGTGCGTCCCCATGGTTTAGTGACGGTGCACCGATACCTGGAATAGCTACACCATTCTCCTCGTGGTCCTCAAGACCATTGTTTTCATAtacattcactgagttagacattttgacctgaaatcaaagatcttggacaagaaaaagtgtgaaaggtaacttgcgttatgtagtaaaaccagcaagaaaataatcactattatttttagccccacggttggcaccaaactgtttaccttgaaaatggtaattacaattaaatttgatttatggttctaaaaatacgtgatctatttttatactagttttttaggcaatagatgctaagtgaggtACTTGGAAACAAGATAAGAGCTTGAAAACAAGATGATAACCAAACTGAATGGCtgataatcggggcctcgagcttgcttattTGGGGCCTCGGGATCGAGCCTGATGTCCCGCCAAGGGTAGTTGATGGAcaactaacagttataataaaatcaatgacGACTCTTTATGTCCAATAATAAGcaacaaatgaagaacaataaatagaacacgatgaatataagtaataaatgcaagtaatgagatcaagagaatatgttagagagaagagagaatgtTTTTGTGTATTTAATATTGAGCAatagatgtttacaaaatgacaaggatcccctttatataccagggggaatcccaacatagtacaaatgcatttattgaAAAGATATAgggctggtacagccatttaaAGCCTTGATCCGGGTCTGAACTAGCCCACTAGGCTTTGCCGTCTCTAGCTacgcgccttgggaacttcccactttTTCATCATAACCATCGATTTTCATTTCCCCGAGGTCGGGCGTTGATAGCCCTTAGAGTGTGAGTCTTGATCGTAGCCTCGAGCCTTCGACAACGCGCTTACTGGGCGTTAAAATGAtcgaaaattggaccctccaattttaccgtatacaacaTTTAAGACTCTATTGagcttccaacctcttctcatcaagagcctccaactctgctaatagaagtcgagcattttcttcatcagtgatcccttcttgaatagccagtcgtaaTAAAGGTAATTGACGCTCGAGTGGCAAGATGacttcgactccataaacgagtgCATATGGGATCGCTTTTCTTGGCATGCGGTGAGTTGTCCTATATGCCTACATAGCTTCCTCCATACGGTCAAGACAATcccgtttggatttggagacgactttctttaacaagttgcacagagtcttgttgaatgcctcgGCTAGACCATTGACGGcaacattgtacatagaagagcTATGTTGCTTAAATCCAAAGAGTCCACAAATATTGTTCATAAACCTATTGTCGAACGGCTTGCCATTATCTattattatgtaacgaggaatgccaaagcgatagataatgtttactcggatgaaacttgcaacattttccttctttacttccttaagagcaacaacttcagcccattttgagaagtagtcagttgtaGCCAtgatgtataggtgcccaccaaAGGACTTTAgaagtggtccaacaacatccaatccccaaacGTCAAACGGCCAGGATGCAAtagtcgggtgcaacacttcaggaggttgatgaataaaattgtCATGGAATTGATAAGACTTGTATCTTTGAGCGTAGTCCAAGTAATCTTTTACCATTGTTGGCCAacaatatcccatcctttttatatggaagcgGAGCTTTGGTCCAGAATAGTGTGATCCACATAcccagaatgtgcctcttgcaaagcCTGGAGTGCTTCTTCTTCCCCCaagcatcgcaagagtactccctcgaatgaCCTTTTGTATAgagtatctttgtagtaaaggaacCGAGGTGCACGGCAAAGGATTCCAGTCCTTCTCctcggattttctggaagtatcccacAGCTTAAGTAGTTAATAATAggttgtcgccattcttctttctcatcttcaGAAACAGCGACAAGATACCTGAGTttattttcttcaccttcagcctcaCTTGGCAGCGGTACTACCCAAATTTTGGAAAACAATAACTTGCGCTTGATCGGGCAGGGTTAATGATGAAGCTAGGGCAGCTAAAATATCagccttcttgttttcttttcttggCACATGTTGAATAGTCACGTTACCGACCCACCCCATTAATTTTTTAGCATAACCATGATATGGGCGAAGTTCAGgtttcttgacctcgtaactacctaaaATCTGGTTGATCACCAACTGAGAGTCACCAAACATTTGACATTGCAACCGTTTCATTTCGACAGCCATTTCAATCCCAAGTATTAGTGCTTGATACTCAGCAATATTGTTAGAGTAGAGTTGCGTCAACATAAAAAAGTAGGGTAGAACTTCACCTTGAGAAGTGACAAATATTACACCAGCACGAGCTCCTCCGTGAtgtgcagcaccatcaaagtacatcttccatggaggttgaacttaaatgaccattgc
This region includes:
- the LOC138874935 gene encoding uncharacterized protein, giving the protein MYFDGAAHHGGARAGVIFVTSQGEVLPYFFMLTQLYSNNIAEYQALILGIEMAVEMKRLQCQMFGDSQLVINQILGSYEVKKPELRPYHGYAKKLMGWVGNVTIQHVPRKENKKADILAALASSLTLPDQAQVIVFQNLGSTAAKKSEEKDWNPLPCTSVPLLQRYSIQKVIRGSTLAMLGGRRSTPGFARGTFWVCGSHYSGPKLRFHIKRMGYCWPTMVKDYLDYAQRYKSYQFHDNFIHQPPEVLHPTIASWPFDVWGLDVVGPLLKSFGGHLYIMATTDYFSKWAEVVALKEVKKENVASFIRVNIIYRFGIPRYIIIDNGKPFDNRFMNNICGLFGFKQHSSSMYNVAVNGLAEAFNKTLCNLLKKVVSKSKRDCLDRMEEAM